The following proteins are encoded in a genomic region of Candidatus Zixiibacteriota bacterium:
- a CDS encoding FG-GAP-like repeat-containing protein, which translates to MRATTRQTEKSYIQNKLQTSRLFGRVRSTQSRFVYLLVAVTVAGFLLSPQVYAEISFSRLQFAEVVSNGGISAGVAWCDYDRDGQVDLFIANWQDQNNFLYHHESDTQFTFITDGAIVNEASGGFQPFSSGPCWGDYNNDGFPDLYVANQSNRANFLYLNNGDQSFTKVTEGAIVTDEATSYTCAWGDYDNDGFLDLFVPNSLSTNALYHNNGDMTFTRIYDEPFLTDIGYSWGAAWGDYDNDGYLDLFVANTGHEHNFLYHNEGDGTFTKVTGSPVTSDASSSHGGSWGDYDNDGDLDLLLANGQYNPPGEPDKLYRNDGAGVFVELTSSVVAANTGPSGSGTWGDFDNDGDLDILITRYMAPNRLYENDGAGDFTEITVGEIVTRLGNSSGTGAADYDDDGDLDIYMANWEDYDNYLYTNESSTGNWIRIKTLGVVSNSMGVGAQVRLTATIGGNSVTQMREVRTNYSHRSQSDVRLSFGLGDATVVDQVIIAWPSGMADTILNVTVNQDYTAVEGLSALCNGVDSDGDGLLDVGEGDCPTDNCPAVFNPGQDDTDGDGVGDLCDADVFTEVVFSAIVSDGRGSRSANFVDVDNDGWLDVFVSNGQSGGDDNMLYKNNMDGSFTEVVTGDIVSDGRSSDGATLADYNNDGYVDAFVANWYNQNNLLYLGDGAGAFTQVTAQPPATNSGYSEAASWGDLDNDGDLDLFVANSSGNLRNFLYLNNGDESFTAVTSGPIVDEAVPSRCGVWGDYDNDGDLDLFVANESNAHNSLFENQGDGSFVQVTGQDIVSNYGKSWGASWGDYDNDGYLDLFVANNGLSNNFLYRNLGDGTFERVTSGVVVSDSKNAIGSSWIDYDNDGDLDLFVAVGYGGVQPCLFYENDGSGNFAQITDYAITKDTGWAYGCAWGDYDNDGDQDLVVARWFGESENNNLYRNEVGSANSWINVNCVGVVSNNSAVGARLSVKATIDGAPVWQTHEISSQNGYCTQNSLNAEFGLGDAVLIDSLVIAWPSGIEDIYTDLDVNQFVNAIEGGDLCYAVDSDRDGYADPGQPADACGVDNCPDVFNPEQVDVDGDMIGDVCDLCPNDAENDIDSDGWCAEVDNCPSTPNPGQEDSNGDGIGDACCCIQRGDIDYDGGGQISIADLVYMVDFMFSGGDAPACMTQADVDADGGALVTISDLVYLVDYMFNGGPAPGACPA; encoded by the coding sequence ATGCGTGCAACAACGAGGCAGACGGAAAAAAGTTACATCCAAAACAAATTACAGACCAGCCGCCTTTTCGGGCGGGTTCGGTCGACCCAGTCAAGGTTCGTGTACCTGCTGGTGGCAGTAACCGTTGCGGGGTTCTTACTGTCACCGCAGGTATACGCCGAAATCTCATTCTCGCGACTTCAATTCGCCGAAGTTGTATCGAATGGTGGTATCTCAGCAGGTGTCGCCTGGTGCGATTATGATCGGGATGGTCAGGTCGATCTGTTTATTGCCAATTGGCAAGATCAGAACAATTTTCTGTATCATCATGAGAGTGATACGCAGTTCACTTTTATCACCGACGGGGCGATTGTCAACGAAGCGAGCGGCGGTTTCCAGCCCTTTTCGTCCGGTCCCTGTTGGGGTGACTATAACAACGACGGCTTCCCGGACCTCTATGTAGCCAATCAGTCGAACCGTGCGAATTTTCTTTATCTGAACAACGGAGACCAAAGCTTCACCAAGGTCACCGAGGGCGCCATTGTGACCGACGAGGCCACGTCATACACCTGTGCCTGGGGTGACTATGACAACGACGGCTTTCTCGATCTCTTTGTGCCCAACAGTCTGAGCACCAATGCTCTTTATCATAACAACGGAGACATGACGTTTACACGTATCTACGATGAACCATTCTTAACGGATATTGGCTACTCGTGGGGCGCCGCCTGGGGCGATTACGACAACGACGGATATCTGGACCTGTTCGTGGCCAACACCGGTCATGAACACAATTTTCTCTATCACAACGAAGGTGATGGGACGTTCACGAAAGTGACCGGTAGTCCGGTGACTTCGGATGCATCATCCTCGCATGGCGGTAGCTGGGGTGACTATGACAACGACGGAGACCTGGACCTGTTGCTGGCCAACGGTCAGTATAACCCGCCCGGCGAACCGGACAAACTCTATCGCAATGACGGTGCGGGTGTGTTTGTTGAGCTTACGTCCAGTGTGGTGGCCGCCAACACCGGCCCTTCAGGCAGCGGTACGTGGGGTGATTTCGACAACGATGGCGATCTGGATATCCTGATCACCAGATACATGGCGCCTAACCGATTGTATGAGAATGACGGCGCCGGTGATTTTACAGAGATAACTGTCGGTGAGATCGTGACGCGCCTGGGGAATTCATCCGGTACCGGTGCAGCCGACTACGATGACGACGGCGACCTTGATATCTATATGGCCAACTGGGAAGACTACGACAATTACTTGTATACCAATGAGAGTTCGACCGGCAACTGGATCAGAATCAAGACACTCGGCGTCGTGTCCAACAGTATGGGTGTCGGGGCGCAGGTGCGTCTGACGGCGACAATCGGCGGCAACAGTGTTACGCAAATGCGAGAGGTGCGCACTAATTATAGCCACCGCAGCCAGAGTGACGTCCGGCTGAGTTTTGGACTTGGCGATGCCACGGTCGTTGACCAGGTAATCATCGCCTGGCCGTCCGGCATGGCCGACACCATTCTGAACGTGACAGTCAACCAGGATTACACGGCCGTCGAAGGTTTGTCGGCTCTTTGCAACGGTGTCGATTCCGACGGCGATGGTCTGCTTGATGTCGGCGAGGGTGACTGCCCGACCGACAATTGTCCGGCCGTTTTCAATCCGGGTCAGGATGACACTGACGGCGACGGTGTTGGTGATCTGTGCGACGCTGATGTGTTCACTGAGGTCGTTTTCAGTGCTATCGTGTCCGATGGTCGCGGTTCACGCAGCGCCAACTTTGTCGATGTCGACAACGACGGCTGGCTTGATGTGTTCGTCAGCAACGGGCAGAGCGGCGGCGACGACAACATGCTTTACAAAAACAACATGGACGGCAGCTTCACCGAAGTTGTTACCGGCGACATTGTATCCGACGGTCGCAGTTCCGACGGCGCCACCCTGGCCGACTATAACAACGACGGCTATGTCGATGCCTTCGTGGCCAACTGGTACAATCAAAACAATTTGCTCTACCTGGGCGACGGCGCCGGAGCGTTCACCCAGGTGACCGCCCAGCCGCCCGCGACCAACAGTGGCTATTCCGAAGCAGCCAGTTGGGGCGACCTGGACAATGATGGTGATCTCGACCTGTTCGTGGCCAATTCCTCAGGCAACTTGCGGAACTTTCTCTATCTCAACAATGGTGATGAGTCCTTCACAGCCGTGACCTCAGGACCGATCGTCGATGAGGCAGTGCCCTCCCGCTGCGGCGTCTGGGGCGACTACGACAACGACGGCGATCTCGATCTATTTGTGGCCAACGAGTCCAACGCCCACAACTCCCTTTTTGAGAACCAGGGTGATGGTTCCTTTGTGCAGGTTACCGGCCAGGACATCGTCAGCAATTACGGCAAGTCCTGGGGGGCCAGTTGGGGCGACTATGACAACGATGGATACCTTGATCTGTTCGTTGCCAACAACGGCTTGTCCAACAACTTTCTCTATCGCAACCTTGGCGACGGTACTTTTGAGCGCGTGACCAGTGGGGTAGTCGTATCCGACTCCAAGAATGCCATCGGCAGCAGTTGGATTGACTATGATAACGACGGTGATCTCGATCTGTTCGTAGCCGTGGGCTATGGTGGCGTGCAACCATGTTTGTTTTATGAGAATGACGGCAGCGGAAACTTCGCTCAGATCACGGACTATGCAATTACCAAAGACACCGGATGGGCCTACGGATGCGCCTGGGGTGACTATGATAACGACGGTGACCAGGACTTGGTGGTGGCCCGTTGGTTTGGTGAGTCGGAGAACAACAATCTGTATCGCAACGAGGTCGGCAGCGCCAATAGTTGGATCAATGTCAACTGTGTTGGCGTGGTCTCCAACAATTCAGCCGTCGGCGCCAGACTGTCGGTCAAGGCGACTATAGACGGCGCGCCGGTGTGGCAAACGCACGAGATCTCGTCGCAAAACGGATACTGCACTCAGAATTCACTTAACGCGGAATTCGGTCTTGGTGACGCGGTGTTGATAGATTCGCTGGTTATTGCCTGGCCGTCAGGTATTGAAGATATCTATACCGACCTTGATGTCAATCAATTCGTCAACGCCATCGAAGGTGGCGACCTTTGCTACGCTGTTGACTCGGATCGCGACGGTTACGCCGACCCCGGCCAGCCGGCCGACGCCTGCGGCGTGGACAACTGTCCGGACGTTTTCAACCCGGAACAGGTCGATGTCGACGGTGACATGATCGGCGATGTGTGCGACCTGTGTCCCAATGATGCTGAAAACGATATCGATTCCGATGGTTGGTGCGCCGAGGTCGACAATTGCCCGAGCACACCGAACCCCGGACAGGAAGACAGCAATGGCGACGGGATTGGTGACGCTTGCTGCTGTATCCAACGTGGTGACATTGACTATGACGGCGGCGGTCAGATATCGATCGCGGACCTGGTCTACATGGTGGACTTTATGTTTTCCGGAGGCGATGCCCCGGCTTGCATGACGCAAGCCGATGTCGACGCTGATGGCGGTGCTTTGGTGACGATTTCTGATCTGGTCTACCTGGTTGACTATATGTTCAACGGCGGACCGGCGCCGGGTGCCTGTCCAGCCTGA
- a CDS encoding LytTR family DNA-binding domain-containing protein encodes MNNAVETLIVDDEPLARRRIRTLLKDHPRIRIIGECANGREAVHSIVETAPQLVFLDIQMPQLDGFEVFQTIGPQRMPVVVFVTAYDQYAVKAFEVHAVDYLLKPYDQARFHDAVDRALRELALRQGGDGSSEAESLMDSLYKEKRLRRRILIRESGRITILKIDQIDWVESAGNYVKLHVGRRTHLLRETMKGIMQQLDPAGFARIHRTVIVNLDRVKQLEAHLHGDYLVQLEDGSRLPLSRRFRPQLDQVLGDL; translated from the coding sequence ATGAACAATGCCGTTGAAACGCTCATTGTTGATGATGAGCCGCTGGCCCGCCGGCGAATTCGCACCCTGCTGAAAGATCATCCAAGAATCAGAATCATCGGCGAATGTGCCAACGGTCGCGAGGCGGTACACTCGATTGTCGAAACGGCGCCGCAACTCGTCTTTCTGGATATCCAGATGCCTCAGCTTGATGGATTCGAGGTTTTTCAGACGATAGGTCCTCAGAGGATGCCGGTCGTGGTTTTTGTGACTGCCTATGACCAATATGCCGTCAAAGCGTTTGAAGTTCACGCCGTGGACTACTTGCTCAAACCATACGACCAGGCCCGCTTTCATGATGCCGTCGATCGTGCCCTGCGCGAGTTGGCTCTAAGGCAGGGGGGCGATGGTTCGTCCGAGGCGGAGTCGCTGATGGACAGCCTCTATAAAGAGAAACGACTGCGCCGACGTATCCTCATCAGAGAAAGTGGGCGCATTACCATCCTCAAAATCGACCAGATCGATTGGGTCGAATCGGCCGGCAACTACGTTAAACTGCACGTCGGACGGCGAACGCATCTTCTGCGCGAAACCATGAAGGGGATCATGCAGCAACTGGACCCGGCCGGATTTGCGCGTATCCATCGCACTGTAATTGTCAACCTGGACCGGGTCAAGCAACTTGAAGCTCATCTCCACGGAGATTACCTGGTGCAGCTTGAGGACGGCAGCCGTTTGCCGCTGAGCCGACGGTTCCGCCCGCAATTAGATCAAGTCCTCGGCGATCTCTGA
- a CDS encoding histidine kinase, with amino-acid sequence MDTTKIADSSSDQPTSPKVSSALFAMRGWRKWLLLIAGWTFLGLAQAPRQWAIYCIDGVPWVPWKQAAMWAMGEWYMWGLLSLLIVRITAWIAVDRKNWVRAGLAHLGLGILIGLVHIYLYSMILVGLRLLYDLQVGMTFDSIWPWFTGAIWTRLHGAVLTYALIAFVCYAIRYYRRYSDEQKRLVAVEGRLAEARLQALKMQLHPHFLFNTLNAITALIHTEPKTADQMTTRLSDLLRVALDSESVQEVSLRKELAFLDGYLEIQQLRFQDRLIVNREIAGETLDARVPNLILQPLVENAVQHGVSRGSGQGEITITARQEGAVLRLCVADNGPGLNGDPTGDSSNGLGLANTRERLKQLYGNQQSVQFENGDQKGLRVTISLPFNAEPPLPAGTDHQ; translated from the coding sequence ATGGATACTACAAAGATAGCAGACAGCTCGTCAGATCAGCCGACCAGCCCGAAGGTCAGTTCCGCCTTATTCGCTATGCGGGGGTGGCGCAAGTGGTTGCTCTTGATTGCCGGCTGGACTTTTTTGGGGCTGGCGCAGGCGCCGCGCCAATGGGCTATCTACTGTATCGACGGTGTTCCCTGGGTACCCTGGAAACAGGCGGCCATGTGGGCGATGGGCGAATGGTACATGTGGGGTCTGCTCAGCCTGCTAATAGTGCGTATTACAGCATGGATAGCAGTCGACCGAAAGAACTGGGTACGAGCCGGGCTGGCTCATCTGGGACTGGGGATACTGATCGGCCTCGTACACATCTATCTTTATTCAATGATTCTTGTCGGTCTGCGTCTTCTCTACGATCTGCAGGTGGGGATGACCTTTGACAGTATCTGGCCCTGGTTCACAGGTGCTATCTGGACGCGGCTGCATGGCGCCGTGCTCACTTATGCTCTGATCGCATTCGTTTGTTACGCTATTCGATACTACCGTCGTTACAGCGACGAGCAAAAGCGTCTGGTGGCGGTGGAAGGTCGTTTGGCCGAGGCGAGGTTGCAGGCGCTGAAGATGCAGCTTCATCCGCACTTCTTGTTCAACACCTTGAATGCCATTACGGCGCTGATCCACACCGAACCGAAAACTGCCGATCAAATGACAACCCGATTGAGCGATCTGTTGCGAGTGGCCTTAGATTCTGAGTCGGTGCAGGAAGTATCACTAAGGAAAGAGCTGGCCTTTTTGGACGGGTATCTGGAGATTCAACAGCTCAGGTTTCAGGATCGGCTCATCGTCAATCGTGAAATCGCCGGCGAGACCCTGGACGCCAGGGTACCGAATCTGATCCTCCAGCCCCTGGTGGAGAATGCCGTGCAACATGGCGTCTCGCGTGGTTCCGGACAGGGAGAAATCACGATAACGGCGCGTCAGGAAGGTGCTGTGCTCAGACTCTGCGTGGCCGATAACGGTCCCGGGCTGAACGGCGACCCGACCGGCGATTCGTCGAACGGCCTGGGCTTGGCCAACACCCGTGAGCGGCTCAAACAACTCTATGGCAACCAACAGTCGGTTCAGTTTGAAAACGGTGACCAAAAGGGCCTGAGGGTAACGATCAGCCTGCCGTTTAACGCTGAGCCGCCGCTTCCGGCCGGAACAGATCATCAATGA
- a CDS encoding dipeptidase, whose translation MKETTQLIFDGHNDTVMNLYYPHRGGGRSFFEQSDKGHIDLPRALAGGFGGGLFAIFVTNDDWMKGPPKEDVTISKGGYSVKLASPVSLESARATTLMLMEHLFQLIDESDGQMRLVCTVDEIEQAMHEKALAVVLHFEGAEVIDTGFEALHKYYQQGLRSLGICWSRPNDFGCGVPFMFPSSPDVGPGLTDAGKQLVQECNQLGVMIDLAHLNEKGFWDTAAITDRPLVVSHSAAHALCTSARNMTDRQLDAIGESDGLIGVSFFRNDLRGDGEVEPDTPLSALVDQIVYLVERIGIDHVALGSDFDGATIPKELGDVAGLPKLVDALRLVGFNEAALTKVCRDNWLRVLRATWNS comes from the coding sequence ATGAAAGAAACTACCCAACTGATTTTCGACGGTCACAACGACACCGTCATGAACCTCTACTACCCCCACCGTGGAGGTGGTCGGTCTTTTTTTGAACAAAGCGACAAGGGACACATCGACCTGCCCAGAGCCTTAGCCGGTGGCTTTGGAGGCGGTCTGTTTGCGATTTTTGTCACCAACGATGACTGGATGAAAGGACCGCCCAAAGAAGATGTGACCATTAGCAAGGGTGGGTACTCCGTCAAACTAGCCTCGCCCGTTTCGCTGGAATCGGCCCGGGCTACGACGCTTATGCTGATGGAGCATCTTTTCCAACTGATAGACGAGTCCGACGGGCAGATGCGTCTGGTGTGTACAGTTGACGAGATCGAGCAGGCTATGCATGAAAAAGCCCTGGCTGTGGTGTTGCATTTTGAAGGCGCCGAAGTTATCGACACCGGTTTTGAAGCCTTGCACAAGTACTACCAACAGGGTTTACGATCGCTTGGCATCTGCTGGAGTCGTCCCAACGATTTCGGATGCGGCGTGCCGTTTATGTTTCCATCGTCGCCGGATGTCGGCCCCGGCCTGACCGACGCCGGGAAACAACTGGTGCAAGAATGTAACCAACTCGGTGTCATGATTGACCTGGCTCACTTAAACGAGAAGGGATTCTGGGACACAGCCGCCATCACCGACAGACCTTTGGTGGTGTCACACAGCGCCGCCCATGCCCTCTGTACGTCGGCCCGAAATATGACCGACCGTCAACTGGATGCCATCGGCGAGTCAGACGGGCTGATTGGAGTCAGTTTTTTTCGCAATGACCTGCGCGGCGACGGCGAAGTTGAACCGGACACGCCGCTGTCGGCCCTGGTCGACCAGATAGTGTATCTGGTGGAACGCATCGGTATTGACCATGTCGCCCTTGGGAGTGACTTTGACGGTGCCACAATTCCCAAAGAACTGGGCGATGTGGCGGGATTGCCCAAACTGGTTGATGCGCTAAGGTTGGTTGGTTTTAATGAGGCAGCCCTGACCAAAGTTTGTCGCGACAACTGGCTTCGGGTGCTCAGAGCGACTTGGAATTCGTGA